The genomic stretch GGATCATAAGATATCTGTATACAGTGGAAGCTGTGGTGCTCTTGCTTGTGTCGGTACTGCGGATTCGGCGCTTTCAAGTGTTGGTAGCATTGAAACTTACACCTTTAATTCAGTGGCGGGAACTGTATATTATGTAAATGTTGCATATTACTCTTCGTCATCAGACAATGCGGAAGGAAATTTTGACCTTAATATTACTAGTAATACGCTATCAACATCTGAGGTTGTTGCTGAGAAAGTAAAAGAAATAAAAGTTTATCCTAATCCATTTACTGATACGCTTAATATTTCTGATATTTCCAAAGTACAGTCAGTGTCTGTAGTAGATCTTGCGGGAAGAGTGGTAAAAACAATTGAAAAACCTACTTCTCAGCTTCAGTTAACAGATCTTAGACAGGGAATGTATTTGGTGATACTAAACCTGAAAGATGGATCCCGACAAGTGGTTAAATCAATTAAGAAGTAAAGTTAATTAGCATGATATTTTAAAGCAGTAATTTAATAATTACTGCTTTTTTTAATGTATTGTGATATTTGTTTAAATATTCTTTATTTTTGCCGATCTAATAACTATGATTTTTTATGAAAAAAATTCTACTGATGTGTATGATGGCTCTTGGTATAGGAGTCTCAGCACAAATCCTCGTTAATGAGGGGTTCGAAAGTGGTGAATTGTCTCCAGGATGGAGTTTTTCTGTGCCACCTTCCGCTAGTGTACAAACACCTTCAATTGGAATGTGGTCGGGGGCTGCAGCTTGCAACGGAAGTAACATATTGTATCGAAACCTTTATAATAGTGTCCCATCTTATAATCTGGTATATTCTTCTCTCAATTCGAATGGCCTGGCACTTGATTATTCATTCCAGTATACTGCTAGGGGATATTCGTCCACTTTAAACACAAAAGGAAGTTTTACAGCGGAATATTCCTTAGATGGAGGAGTTACATGGACTACATTGGTTGCTCCCGTTACTCTTGATAGTCCAGGCTCTACACCTATCCCTTGTACTACCATTTCAGGAACAATTCCGGCAGGAACAATTCCGGTTGGTGCAGATTTTAAATTCAGAATTGCAGCCAACTATGTAGCGCCTGGTGATTTTTATTTAGGATTTGATGAAATCAAATTGAGTCAGCCAATTACAACTGCTCCCGGATGTACAACATTAGCTGTGCCTGCAGCTTCAGCAACCGGAGTTTCCAGAACACCAACGCTTAAATGGAACAGTGCTTCCGGAGCAACCGGATATTTATTAAATGTAGGGACTACTCCTGGTGGAAGTGATGTATTGAATAATGTGAATGTTGGAAATGTTACTACTTACACAATCCCTACTGCAAATATTTTGGATTATTCAACAATTTATTATGTGAAGGTAATTCCTACCAATAATCTTGGAACCAATACCGGATGTTCAGAAAGTTCTTTCATGACTTTTAATATTGGTTGTCCTACTGTTACTGCTCCTAGTTCGGCAGCGACAGCGGTATCAGCACTTCCTGCTATTTCCTGGTCTACGGTATCGGGGGCAACAGGCTATAAGATCTCAATAGGGAGTACAGCAGGGGGAACTGATATTATGAATAATGTGGACGTAGGAAATGTGACGACCTATACTCTTACGACCCCATTGTTATTTAATACAAAATATTATTATACGGTCAATAGTTACAGTGCTAGCTCTGTAAGTTCAGGCTGTACAGAGAGGACTTTTACAACAGGTGGTTTATGTCCTGCTGTTTCTGCGCCTAGTTCATCGGCAACGGGGGTATCGGTACTTCCTACTTTTACATGGACTGCAATAGCGGGAGTTACCGGATATAGGATTACTATTGGAACTACTGCTGGTGGTAATGAAATTATGGATAATATGGATGTAGGAAATGTAGCTACTTATACACTTACTACACCTTTGGCATTCTATACAAAATATTACTATAAAGTGGTGGCTTATTCAGGTAATACGGTAGGGACAGGTTGTACAGAGAGAAGTTTTACAACCAATACTTTATGTCCTTCTGTTTCTGCACCTGGCCCGGCAGCAACCGGAGTATCCGTGCTTCCAACTATTACATGGGGTGCAATCCCTGGGGTAAGTGGCTATAGGATTAATATGTCAACTACCCTTGGAGGAAATGATATTATGGATAATGTAGATATAGGAAATGTTACTGCCTATACTCCTGCTACACCTTTAGCATTCAATACAAAGTATTACTATAGAGTAGTGGCTTATTCAGGAAACACTACTTTACCACTTTGTTCCGATAGAAACTTTACAACAACTACTTTATGTCCTGCTGTTTCAGCACCGGCTTCATCGGCAACTGGTGTGTCAATACTTCCAACCATTACATGGAGTCCAATAGTAGGAGTTACCGGCTATAGAATTACCATGGGAACCACTGCCGGAGGAAATGATATCATGGATAATGTAGATGTAGGAAACGCAGTCGCTTATACGCTTACAACACCTTTAGCTTATGGTACTAAGTATTATTATAAAGTGATTGCTTATTCGGGGAGTACAGTGGGTACAGCTTGTACAGAGAGAAACTTTACAACAGCTACTTTGTGTCCTGTTGTGTCTGCGCCTGGTTCATCAGCAACTGGTGTTTCAGTGCTTCCTAATATTAAATGGGATGCGGTAACAGGTGTTACCGGCTATAGAATTACCATGGGAACTACTGCCGGAGGAAATGATATTATGGATAATGTAGATGTAGGAAACGTTACTGCTTATACGCTTACAACGCCTTTAGCTTATGGTACTAAGTATTATTATAAGGTAATTGCTTATGCTGGAAATTTGGTGGGAACAGCTTGTACAGAGAGAAACTTTACAACCAATACATTGTGTCCTTCAATTTCTTCCCCTTCTTCAAGTGCAACCGGAGTCTCTTTACTCCCTACCATTACCTGGGGGGCAATAACTGGAGCTACAGGATATAAAATTTCTATGGGAACTACTTCTGGAGGAACTGATATTTTGAATAATGTAGATCTTGGAAATGTTACTTCATATACTCATGCTACTTCTTTAGCATTTACAACAAAGTATTATTATACAGTAACCGCATATACAGGAACTCTTACAGGAACAGCCTGCTCAGTAAACAATTTTACTACCCAGGGAACATGTCCTGTGGTCACCTATCCTGGAGATGCGGCAGCTCTTCAGCCGATAAATCCTACAATCAAATGGAATGCAATGCCGGCAGCTGCTTATTATACTTTAACGATTGGTACTACGGCTGGAGGATCCAATATTATGAATAATGTAAATATTGGAAACGTTACTTCATACACTGTTACAGCTCCATTGACACCGGGAACTAAATATTATTATAAAGTAAATACAGATACTTCAACAGCTTGTACTGAAAGAACGTTTACCGTAAACGCCAATCCGGCACCATCAAATGATACCTGTGCAGGAGCATTACAAGTAGCTTCGTTCCCATATACTTACTCACAGACTGATGGAGTAGGTGCTACTAATGGAGCAGGCTTTATTACAGCTTGTGCAGGGTCCAATGATGGAATGTGGTTTAAGTTTACCGGAAATGGAGGAGAGATTACTGTATCTGCAAAAACTACTACAGCTTGGGATCATAGAGTATCAGTTTACAGTGGAAGTTGTGGAGCTTTTGTTTGTGTGGGAACAGCAGATGAAAAAGCTGCGGTCCTTGGGAATATTGAAACCCTTACTTTCAATTCTGTTGCAGGAACTGTATATTATGTGAATGTAGGATATTATTCTTCATTAACAGATGACGCGGAAGGAAACTTTGATATAAATATTACGAGCAGTACATTAGCAACATCTGAAGTTGAAATAGCTGATAAGAAATTAAAAGAAATTAAGGTGTATCCTAATCCATTTACTGATATTCTGAATATTTCTGATATTTCTAAAATACAATCTGTTTCTGTTATTGATCTTGCAGGAAGAATAGTGAAAACTATTGAAAAACCTTCCCCTGGACTTCAATTGGCAGACCTGAAACAGGGAATGTATTTAATCGTACTGCGTCTGAAAGACGGATCAAAACAAGTGGTCAAAGCGATTAAGAGATAAAACCTATTAATATAATAATTTAAAGCAGTAACTTAA from Chryseobacterium indologenes encodes the following:
- a CDS encoding T9SS type A sorting domain-containing protein — protein: MKKILLMCMMALGIGVSAQILVNEGFESGELSPGWSFSVPPSASVQTPSIGMWSGAAACNGSNILYRNLYNSVPSYNLVYSSLNSNGLALDYSFQYTARGYSSTLNTKGSFTAEYSLDGGVTWTTLVAPVTLDSPGSTPIPCTTISGTIPAGTIPVGADFKFRIAANYVAPGDFYLGFDEIKLSQPITTAPGCTTLAVPAASATGVSRTPTLKWNSASGATGYLLNVGTTPGGSDVLNNVNVGNVTTYTIPTANILDYSTIYYVKVIPTNNLGTNTGCSESSFMTFNIGCPTVTAPSSAATAVSALPAISWSTVSGATGYKISIGSTAGGTDIMNNVDVGNVTTYTLTTPLLFNTKYYYTVNSYSASSVSSGCTERTFTTGGLCPAVSAPSSSATGVSVLPTFTWTAIAGVTGYRITIGTTAGGNEIMDNMDVGNVATYTLTTPLAFYTKYYYKVVAYSGNTVGTGCTERSFTTNTLCPSVSAPGPAATGVSVLPTITWGAIPGVSGYRINMSTTLGGNDIMDNVDIGNVTAYTPATPLAFNTKYYYRVVAYSGNTTLPLCSDRNFTTTTLCPAVSAPASSATGVSILPTITWSPIVGVTGYRITMGTTAGGNDIMDNVDVGNAVAYTLTTPLAYGTKYYYKVIAYSGSTVGTACTERNFTTATLCPVVSAPGSSATGVSVLPNIKWDAVTGVTGYRITMGTTAGGNDIMDNVDVGNVTAYTLTTPLAYGTKYYYKVIAYAGNLVGTACTERNFTTNTLCPSISSPSSSATGVSLLPTITWGAITGATGYKISMGTTSGGTDILNNVDLGNVTSYTHATSLAFTTKYYYTVTAYTGTLTGTACSVNNFTTQGTCPVVTYPGDAAALQPINPTIKWNAMPAAAYYTLTIGTTAGGSNIMNNVNIGNVTSYTVTAPLTPGTKYYYKVNTDTSTACTERTFTVNANPAPSNDTCAGALQVASFPYTYSQTDGVGATNGAGFITACAGSNDGMWFKFTGNGGEITVSAKTTTAWDHRVSVYSGSCGAFVCVGTADEKAAVLGNIETLTFNSVAGTVYYVNVGYYSSLTDDAEGNFDINITSSTLATSEVEIADKKLKEIKVYPNPFTDILNISDISKIQSVSVIDLAGRIVKTIEKPSPGLQLADLKQGMYLIVLRLKDGSKQVVKAIKR